A window from Argopecten irradians isolate NY chromosome 3, Ai_NY, whole genome shotgun sequence encodes these proteins:
- the LOC138319791 gene encoding ice-structuring glycoprotein-like, which translates to MATPALHWDTTTSHMATPALHWDTTTSHMATPALHWDTTTSHTWHHQHSIGHYNITHGNTSNPLGHYNITYGNTSTPLGHYNITHGNTSTPLGHYNITHGNTSTPLGHYNITHGNTSTPLVTTTSHMATPALLWDTTTSHMATPALHWSLQHHTWQHQHTPLGHCNITHGNTSTPLVTTTSHMATPALHWDTTTSHMATPALHWDTTTSHMATPALLWDTTTSHMATPALHWSLQHHTWQHQHSFGTLQHHTWQHQHSIGHYNITHGNTSTLHWDTATSPMATPALHWDTTTSHMATPALHWDTTTSHMATPALLWDTTTSHMATPALHWDTTTSDMATPALHWDTTTSHMATPALLWDTTTSHMATPALHWSLQHHTWQHQHSFGTLQHHTWQHQHSSLVTTTSHMATPAHSIGTLQHHPWQH; encoded by the coding sequence ATGGCAACACCAGCACTCCATTGGGACACTACAACATCACACATGGCAACACCAGCACTCCATTGGGACACTACAACATCACACATGGCAACACCAGCACTCCATTGGGACACTACAACATCACACACATGGCATCACCAGCACTCCATTGGTCACTACAACATCACACATGGCAACACCAGCAATCCTTTAGGACACTACAACATCACTTATGGCAACACCAGCACTCCATTGGGACACTACAACATCACACATGGCAACACCAGCACTCCATTGGGACACTACAACATCACACATGGCAACACCAGCACTCCTTTGGGACACTACAACATCACACATGGCAACACCAGCACTCCATTGGTCACTACAACATCACACATGGCAACACCAGCACTCCTTTGGGACACTACAACATCACACATGGCAACACCAGCACTCCATTGGTCACTACAACATCACACATGGCAACACCAGCACACTCCATTGGGACACTGCAACATCACCCATGGCAACACTAGCACTCCATTGGTCACTACAACATCACACATGGCAACACCAGCACTCCATTGGGACACTACAACATCACACATGGCAACACCAGCACTCCATTGGGACACTACAACATCACACATGGCAACACCAGCACTCCTTTGGGACACCACAACATCACACATGGCAACACCAGCACTCCATTGGTCACTACAACATCACACATGGCAACACCAGCACTCCTTTGGGACACTACAACATCACACATGGCAACACCAGCACTCCATTGGTCACTACAACATCACACATGGCAACACCAGCACACTCCATTGGGACACTGCAACATCACCCATGGCAACACCAGCACTCCATTGGGACACTACAACATCACACATGGCAACACCAGCACTCCATTGGGACACTACAACATCACACATGGCAACACCAGCACTCCTTTGGGACACCACAACATCACACATGGCAACACCAGCACTCCATTGGGACACTACAACATCAGACATGGCAACACCAGCACTCCATTGGGACACTACAACATCACACATGGCAACACCAGCACTCCTTTGGGACACCACAACATCACACATGGCAACACCAGCACTCCATTGGTCACTACAACATCACACATGGCAACACCAGCACTCCTTTGGGACACTACAACATCACACATGGCAACACCAGCACTCTTCATTGGTCACTACAACATCACACATGGCAACACCAGCACACTCCATTGGGACACTGCAACATCACCCATGGCAACACTAG
- the LOC138319792 gene encoding ice-structuring glycoprotein-like, whose protein sequence is MATPALHWDTTTSHMATPALHWDTTTSHMATPALHWDTTTSHMATPALHWDTTTSHMATPALHWDTTTSHMATPALHWDTTTSHMATPALHWDTTTSHMATPALHWSLQHHTWQHQHTPLGHCNITHGNTSTPLVTTTSPMATPALHWDTTTSHMATPALHWDTTTSHMATPALLWDTTTSHMATPALHWDTTTSDMATPALHWDTTTSHMATPALLWDTTTSHMATPALHWSLQHHTWQHQHSIGTLQHHTWQHHTLHWDTTTSHMATPALHWDTTTSHMATPALHWDTTTSHMATPALHWDTTTSHMASPALHW, encoded by the coding sequence ATGGCAACACCAGCACTCCATTGGGACACTACAACATCACACATGGCAACACCAGCACTCCATTGGGACACTACAACATCACACATGGCAACACCAGCACTCCATTGGGACACTACAACATCACACATGGCAACACCAGCACTCCATTGGGACACTACAACATCACACATGGCAACACCAGCACTCCATTGGGACACTACAACATCACACATGGCAACACCAGCACTCCATTGGGACACTACAACATCACACATGGCAACACCAGCACTCCATTGGGACACTACAACATCACACATGGCAACACCAGCACTCCATTGGTCACTACAACATCACACATGGCAACACCAGCACACTCCATTGGGACACTGCAACATCACCCATGGCAACACTAGCACTCCATTGGTCACTACAACATCACCCATGGCAACACCAGCACTCCATTGGGACACTACAACATCACACATGGCAACACCAGCACTCCATTGGGACACTACAACATCACACATGGCAACACCAGCACTCCTTTGGGACACCACAACATCACACATGGCAACACCAGCACTCCATTGGGACACTACAACATCAGACATGGCAACACCAGCACTCCATTGGGACACTACAACATCACACATGGCAACACCAGCACTCCTTTGGGACACCACAACATCACACATGGCAACACCAGCACTCCATTGGTCACTACAACATCACACATGGCAACACCAGCACTCCATTGGGACACTACAACATCACACATGGCAACACCACACACTCCATTGGGACACTACAACATCACACATGGCAACGCCAGCACTCCATTGGGACACTACAACATCACATATGGCAACACCAGCACTCCATTGGGACACTACAACATCACACATGGCAACACCAGCACTCCATTGGGACACTACAACATCACACATGGCATCACCAGCACTCCATTGGTAA